Proteins from one Escherichia coli genomic window:
- the ddpF gene encoding oligopeptide/dipeptide ABC transporter ATP-binding protein — protein MSDTLLTLRDVHINFPARKNWLGKTTEHVHAINGIDLQIRRGETLGIVGESGCGKSTLAQLLMGMLQPSHGQYIRSGSQRIMQMVFQDPLSSLNPRLPVWRIITEPLWIAKRSSEQQRRALAEELAVQVGIRPEYLDRLPHAFSGGQRQRIAIARALSSQPDVIVLDEPTSALDISVQAQILNLLVTLQENRGLTYVLISHNVSVIRHMSDRVAVMYLGQIVELGDAQQVLTAPAHPYTRLLLDSLPAIDKPLEEEWALRKTELPGNRTLPPGCFFRERCPLATSGCEVRQSLTIREDGREIRCWRAL, from the coding sequence GTGTCTGACACGTTATTAACGTTACGCGACGTCCATATCAATTTCCCGGCCCGAAAAAACTGGCTTGGTAAAACTACGGAACATGTTCATGCCATCAATGGTATTGATTTACAGATCCGTCGTGGTGAAACCTTAGGGATCGTCGGTGAGTCAGGCTGCGGCAAAAGCACCCTCGCACAGCTTTTAATGGGTATGCTGCAACCGAGCCACGGGCAGTACATCCGTTCAGGATCACAACGCATTATGCAGATGGTGTTTCAGGACCCGCTCTCTTCGCTTAATCCGCGCTTACCGGTGTGGCGCATCATCACGGAACCGCTCTGGATTGCTAAGCGTAGTAGTGAACAACAGCGGCGAGCGTTGGCAGAGGAGCTGGCTGTGCAGGTGGGTATTCGTCCGGAGTATCTCGACCGCTTGCCTCATGCGTTCTCAGGCGGGCAGCGGCAACGTATCGCCATTGCCAGAGCACTCTCTTCGCAGCCTGACGTGATTGTGCTTGATGAGCCCACCTCGGCGCTGGATATCTCCGTCCAGGCGCAGATCCTCAATTTACTGGTAACGCTACAGGAAAATCGCGGGCTGACTTATGTGCTGATTTCACACAATGTCTCGGTGATACGTCATATGAGCGATCGGGTGGCGGTGATGTATCTCGGACAGATTGTGGAACTAGGAGACGCGCAACAGGTGCTGACAGCTCCGGCACATCCATACACCCGATTATTGCTGGATTCCCTCCCCGCCATTGATAAACCGCTGGAGGAAGAATGGGCATTGCGTAAAACGGAACTACCAGGAAACCGCACGTTGCCGCCGGGCTGTTTTTTCCGCGAACGTTGCCCCCTGGCAACCAGCGGATGTGAAGTCCGGCAATCATTAACAATAAGGGAGGACGGACGTGAGATCAGGTGCTGGCGGGCGCTGTAG
- the ddpC gene encoding D,D-dipeptide ABC transporter permease yields MMLSEETSVVRPPKQTRFNGAKLVWMLKGSPLTVTGAVIIVLMLLMMIFSPWLATHDPNAIDLTARLLPPSAAHWFGTDEVGRDLFSRVLVGSQQSILAGLVVVAIAGMMGSLLGCLSGVLGGRADAIIMRIMDIMLSIPSLVLTMALAAALGPSLFNAMLAIAIVRIPFYVRLARGQTLVVRQYTYVQAAKTFGASRWHLINWHILRNSLPPLIVQASLDIGSAILMTATLGFIGLGAQQPSAEWGAMVANGRNYVLDQWWYCAFPGAAILLTAVGFNLFGDGIRDLLDPKAGGKQS; encoded by the coding sequence ATGATGCTAAGCGAGGAAACGTCCGTCGTACGCCCACCAAAACAAACGCGATTTAACGGTGCAAAACTGGTATGGATGCTGAAAGGCAGTCCGCTCACCGTGACCGGCGCAGTCATCATTGTATTAATGCTACTGATGATGATTTTTTCACCGTGGCTGGCGACGCATGATCCCAACGCCATTGATTTAACTGCCCGCCTTTTGCCGCCTTCTGCGGCGCACTGGTTTGGCACCGATGAAGTGGGACGCGATCTGTTTAGCCGCGTACTGGTCGGCAGTCAGCAATCAATTCTCGCCGGATTAGTGGTGGTCGCCATTGCGGGTATGATGGGTTCGCTACTCGGGTGTCTGTCCGGTGTGCTTGGCGGACGCGCAGACGCGATCATCATGCGCATCATGGACATTATGCTGTCGATTCCTTCGCTGGTGCTGACAATGGCGCTGGCTGCCGCACTTGGACCGAGTTTGTTTAACGCCATGCTGGCGATTGCTATCGTGCGAATCCCGTTTTATGTGCGCCTGGCGCGGGGGCAAACATTAGTTGTCCGCCAGTACACTTACGTTCAGGCGGCGAAAACCTTTGGTGCGTCACGCTGGCATCTGATCAACTGGCATATTTTACGTAACTCCCTGCCGCCGCTGATTGTGCAGGCATCGCTGGATATTGGTAGCGCGATTTTAATGACCGCCACGTTGGGATTTATTGGCCTGGGTGCTCAACAACCGAGTGCTGAATGGGGGGCGATGGTGGCGAATGGTCGCAACTATGTGCTCGATCAATGGTGGTATTGCGCATTTCCGGGGGCAGCGATTTTGCTTACCGCCGTCGGGTTCAATCTCTTTGGTGATGGTATTCGCGATCTGCTTGACCCGAAAGCAGGAGGAAAGCAGTCATGA
- the ddpD gene encoding ABC transporter ATP-binding protein codes for MTQPVLDIQQLHLSFSGFNGDVHALNNVSLKINRGEIVGLVGESGSGKSVTAMLIMRLLPTGSYCVHRGHISLLGEDALNAREKQLRQWRGTRVAMIFQEPMTALNPTRRIGLQMMDVIRHHQPISRREARAKAIALLEEMQIPDAVEVMSRYPFELSGGMRQRVMIALAFSCEPQLIIADEPTTALDVTVQLQVLRLLKHKARASGTAVLFISHDMAVVSQLCDSVYVMYAGSVIESGMTADVIHHPRHPYTIGLLQCAPEHGIPRQPLPAIPGTVPNLTHLPDGCAFRDRCYAAGTQCENVPALTACGDNNHRCACWYPQQEVISV; via the coding sequence ATGACCCAACCCGTTCTGGACATTCAACAGCTGCATTTGAGTTTCTCCGGTTTTAACGGCGACGTTCACGCGCTCAACAATGTGTCATTGAAAATCAACCGCGGTGAAATTGTCGGTCTGGTGGGAGAATCCGGCTCGGGTAAATCAGTCACTGCAATGTTGATTATGCGTCTGTTACCGACGGGCAGTTATTGCGTACATCGGGGACATATTTCACTGCTGGGAGAAGATGCTCTTAACGCTCGGGAAAAACAGCTTCGTCAGTGGCGCGGCACACGAGTGGCGATGATCTTTCAGGAACCGATGACCGCCCTAAATCCGACACGTCGAATAGGTCTTCAGATGATGGACGTGATCCGCCATCATCAACCAATAAGTCGTCGGGAAGCCAGAGCTAAAGCGATTGCCCTGCTGGAAGAGATGCAAATCCCGGATGCCGTGGAAGTTATGTCGCGCTATCCGTTTGAGCTTTCAGGTGGTATGCGCCAGCGGGTAATGATTGCGCTGGCATTCTCCTGCGAGCCGCAATTGATTATTGCCGACGAACCGACTACGGCGCTGGACGTCACGGTACAGTTGCAGGTACTGCGTCTGCTTAAACATAAAGCCCGCGCCAGTGGAACTGCGGTACTGTTCATCAGCCATGATATGGCCGTGGTGTCGCAACTGTGCGATAGCGTTTACGTGATGTATGCCGGAAGCGTGATCGAGAGCGGTATGACGGCAGACGTTATCCATCATCCCCGGCATCCGTATACCATTGGTTTGCTGCAATGCGCACCGGAACATGGAATACCACGCCAGCCATTACCCGCCATTCCAGGGACGGTACCAAACCTCACCCATTTGCCTGATGGCTGCGCTTTTCGCGATCGTTGCTATGCGGCAGGTACACAGTGTGAAAACGTCCCGGCGCTGACAGCGTGTGGTGACAACAACCACCGCTGCGCCTGTTGGTATCCTCAGCAGGAGGTCATTAGTGTCTGA
- the ddpB gene encoding ABC transporter permease: MTFWSILRQRCWGLVLVVAGVCVITFIISHLIPGDPARLLAGDRASDAIVDNIRQQLGLDQPLYVQFYRYVSDLFQGDLGTSIRTGRPVLEELRIFFPATLELAFCALLLALLVGIPLGILSAVWRNRWLDHLVRIMAITGISTPAFWLGLGVIMLFYGHLQILPGGGRLDDWLDPPTHVTGFYLLDALLEGNGEVFFNALQHLILPALTLAFVHLGIVARQIRSAMLEQLSEDYIRTARASGLPGWYIVLCYALPNALIPSITVLGLALGDLLYGAVLTETVFAWPGMGAWVVTSIQALDFPAVMGFAVVVSFAYVLVNLVVDLLYLWIDPRIGRGGDE, from the coding sequence GTGACCTTCTGGAGTATTTTACGCCAACGCTGCTGGGGGCTGGTGCTCGTGGTGGCGGGCGTCTGCGTGATTACGTTTATTATCTCGCACTTGATCCCCGGCGATCCGGCGCGGTTACTGGCGGGTGACCGCGCCAGCGATGCTATCGTGGATAATATTCGCCAGCAACTGGGACTGGACCAGCCACTGTACGTACAGTTTTACCGCTACGTCAGCGACCTGTTTCAGGGTGACCTGGGAACATCCATTCGTACCGGGCGTCCGGTGCTGGAAGAGTTGCGCATATTTTTCCCGGCGACGCTGGAACTGGCATTTTGCGCCCTGCTGCTGGCACTCCTGGTTGGTATCCCGCTGGGCATACTCTCTGCAGTCTGGCGAAATCGCTGGCTGGATCATCTGGTGCGAATAATGGCCATTACCGGAATCTCCACACCTGCGTTCTGGCTTGGGCTGGGCGTCATTATGCTGTTTTATGGTCATCTGCAAATTCTTCCCGGCGGCGGAAGGCTTGATGACTGGCTGGATCCACCAACGCACGTTACCGGCTTTTATCTGCTCGATGCGCTGCTTGAAGGCAACGGTGAAGTCTTCTTCAATGCGCTGCAACATCTCATCTTACCGGCATTAACGCTGGCGTTCGTTCACCTGGGGATTGTCGCTCGCCAGATCCGCTCAGCTATGCTGGAACAATTGAGTGAAGACTACATTCGTACCGCCCGGGCCAGCGGCTTGCCCGGCTGGTATATCGTTTTATGTTATGCGCTACCCAATGCGTTGATCCCCTCGATTACCGTATTGGGGCTGGCGCTGGGCGATTTGTTGTATGGCGCAGTGCTCACCGAAACCGTTTTTGCCTGGCCCGGAATGGGTGCATGGGTAGTAACATCAATACAAGCGCTCGACTTCCCGGCAGTGATGGGCTTTGCCGTCGTGGTTTCATTTGCTTATGTGCTGGTCAACCTGGTGGTGGATTTGCTCTATTTGTGGATTGATCCGCGTATCGGACGTGGAGGTGATGAATGA